The nucleotide window TATGACGGGAACCAAAAACGACGGTAATTCTCAGGGACTGCCAATCAGGAGTGAATAGTATTATGGCAAAAATTACAATATATAGCACCATGTTCTGCCCCTATTGTATCCGGGCGAAAAAGCTGCTGAAGTCCAAGGGCCAGGAATTTGAGGAAATCGATGTGGGTGAGCATCCGGACCAGCGGGCGACCATGATGGAACGTTCCGGCGGCGGTCGAACAGTGCCGCAGATTTTTATCGGCGACAAGCATGTTGGCGGCTGTGACGACCTGTTTGCGCTCGAGCGGGCCGGTAAGCTCGACCCCCTGCTGGCCTGAAGCATATGACAGGGGAAAAATTCACCATCGGTCTGGTCCAGATGACTTCTTCCAACGTAGTGGCGGAAAATATGGCGACCGTCGAGGCCTTTATCCGTGAAGCTGCCGAAGGCGGCGCCGATCTGGTGATGACCCCGGAGACCACCACGATCCTGGAACTGAGCCGCAAAGCCCTGTTCGAAAAAATCCATCGTGAAGAGGATGACCCTTCAGTGAAGCAGTTTGCCGCTTTGGCGAAGGAGCTTGGCATCTGGCTGTTGATCGGCTCCATGCCGATCCTGCTCGGGGAAAAAGTGGCCAACCGCTGCTTTGTGTTCGGGCCGGATGGCGAGATCAGGCATCGTTATGACAAGATTCATATGTTTGATGTAGATTTACCCAATGGGGAGCAGTACCGCGAAAGCCGGTCCTATCATGCGGGTGATCAGGCGGTGCTGGCGGACCTGCCCTGGGGCCGGATGGGGCTGACGATCTGTTATGATCTCAGGTTTCCCCATCTCTATAGAAAACTTGCGCAAGGCGGTGCGGTCATGTTATCAGTCCCGGCTGCTTTCACAAGACAGACCGGGGAAGCCCACTGGCACACGTTGCTGAAAGCGCGGGCGATTGAGAATGGCGCCTTTGTTTTTGCGCCGGCCCAGACCGGCAGGCACGCCAGCGGGCGTGAAACCTTTGGCCACAGTCTGGTCATTGATCCCTGGGGCAATATTCTGGCGGATGGCGGAGACAAACCGGGCCTCAGTCTGGTGGAAATAGATTTAATGCTGGTTGGCAAGGCGCGGGCGAATATACCTTCCCTGCAACATGACCGGCAAATAGCAGGTCCGGCATAAAGGACCGGATCGGAAAAAGTGATGATAGTATTTGATCTGAAATGTGCAGAGAATCATATATTCGAAGCCTGGTTCCGCAACAGCGAGGCCTATGAAGATCAGGCGTCTGCCGGACAGATTGTCTGCCCTCACTGTGGTGACAGCCACATCAGCAAGTCTGTCATGGCGCCGAATATTTCTGCCAAAGGCAACCGGCAATCCGCTGACAGATTTGACGAGGAGATGGTGTCCATGGATAATATTCGGGTTTCCGCCAGCTCTGGTGTGCCGGAAAATCCCGAAATCAGCGCCGAGGACGTCAAGCGGGCGGCAGAGCATATGCATGAAGTGATGGCCAAATACCGCAAGTTTGTACAGGAAAATTGTGAGGATGTGGGCGACAGTTTTGCCGACGAAGCCCGCAAGATTCATAACGGCGAAGCCGAGGAGCGGGGCATCTACGGACAGACAACCCTGGAAGAAACCCAGGAGTTGCTGGAAGAAGGCATCGATATTTTTCCGGTCCCCGGATCAGATAAACTGGACAGCTGAACGGCTGGTCAGGCGACCCGCTTCGGGGTAAGCTGATATTCATGAGCCGAAAAAATCAAATTCTTGGATGTATACTGGCCGGCGGCCAATCCCGGCGCATGGGCGGCCGGGACAAATTCCTGTTGCCGGTGGGGGGCATCACCCTGTTGCAGCGGGTGACGGAGCGGGCCTTGCCGCAGGTAACTGAGCTTGTGATGAATTATAACGGCGATCCTGAGAAACTGTTCTTCTGCGGGTTGCCTCTTATCAGGGATCCCCTTGCTGATACTGGTCCCCTTGGCGGTATTCTGGCCGGGCTGCAGATGGCGCAGGACCGGGGATATGACTATCTTCTGTCTTTTGCCTGTGATGTTCCCTTTGTGCCGGAAAATTACGCCAGACAACTTTATGAAGCAGTTTGTGCGGAGGAAGCCGACATTGCCGTTGCGCAATCTTTTGAGCGGGCTCATCCGGTGATGGGGATTTGGCATGTGTCCCTTGCTGAAGACCTGGAAAAATATCTGGACGGCGGCGGACGGAAGGTAATGGATTGGCTTGTCCGGCAGAAACACACAAAAGTTGTCTGGGATGAAACGCCAGATCCCTTCATGAATATAAATACGCCGGAAGATCTGGCGAGAGCTTGCAAATTACTGGGCTGACAAGCTCTATTTCCTGATCAGTCTTTCCCTGGTATCGGCATAGACACTCATATTGTCGTCCCGGACCAGGGCGACCAGGCTGACACCGGTCTGATCGGCCAGGTCGATAGCCAGTTCAGTGGGGGCGGAAACGGCGGCGATCAGCGGAAGGCCGGCACTGGCGCATTTCTGCACCATTTCAAAGCTGCAGCGGCTTGTCACCAGAACATAACCGCTGAGCGGATCGATGTTTTCCCGCATCAGATGGCCGATGATTTTATCCAGCGCGTTATGGCGGCCCACATCTTCGTGCACGGACAGAATATTTCCCGCCCGGTCGCAGAAGGCGGCGGCATGGACGGCGCCGGTGGCCCGGTTCAGCGGCTGGTGATCACGAAGTTTTTTCATGCTTTGATGGATAACGGCTGCTGTATAAGGCTGACTTTCAGGCACTGGCGGCAGGGGCCGGATGACATGTTCCAGCCGGTCGGCGCCGCACAGGCCGCAGCCGGTCCGTCCCGCCATCTGGCGTTTGAAGTCTTCCAGTTTCTCGAAACAACTTTCCCTGATCTCGATGGCGGCAACGATGCCCTGTTCCACTTGGTGAATATCAAGGCCGATGATGTCATCGGCCCTGTCGATGATGCCTTCGGTCAGGCTGAAGCCGAAAACAAAATCCGCGAGGTCAGCCGGCGTGACCATCATCACCGCATAGGATGCACAGTTATATTCGATTGAAACCGGGATCTCGCAGGCAATATCCCGGCGGGTGGCGATGATTTTCTCCACCGGCGACCAGATTTTGGCGGAAAGGCTTCGGTATGTGGGAAAATCTGTCATCCAGCCCGCCGATCAGGCCTTTTCGGCCAGGGCAACATAGTTGACCGAGAAATCATGATCATCCAGCGACCAGCTGCCGCTGAAAGGGCTATAAACCATACCCTTGATATCGTTGGTTTTAAAACCGCAATCCCGGAGGCTGCGGCTGAGCTCGGATGGTTTGAGGAATTTCTGCCAGTCGTGGGTGCCGACCGGCAGCCAGCGCAGGATATATTCGGCGCCGGCAATGGCCATCAGCCAGGCTTTCGTTGACCGGTTGATGGTGGAGAGGGTCATGCAGCCGCCGTCTTTCAGAAGAGCATGACAGGCGTCCAGGAAGGATGGAATGTCGGCCACATGTTCGATCACTTCCATGTTGAGGATAGCATCGAAGCTTTCACCGGCATCGGCCAGTTCCTCGGCCGTGATATTGCGATAGTCGATGTCGAGACCGCTGTCCTCGGCATGGGCCAGGGCGGTTTTGATGTTTTTTTCCGAAGCGTCGGCGCCGACCATCTGTGCCCCGAGGCGGGTCAGCGGTTCACACAGCAGCCCGCCGCCGCATCCGATATCCAGAATGCGCAGGTCTTTGAGGGCATCGGTGGCGGTGACATCCCGGTTGAAATGGGTGCAGAGGGCTGTTTTGATGAACTCAAGCCGGACGGGATTCATTTTATGCAGCGGTCTGAAGGGGCCCTCGGGATCCCACCAGGTGGCGGCAAGTGCGGAAAAATTGGCGATTTCCCCCGGATCAACCGATTTTGACCGGGAAGCCTGATCATGTTCGCCCGTATTTACCGCCATGGGAGAGAGTCCTTTGGTCATAATGTTATAAAAAAACCACAATTTACACAGTATATCTAACTCAAGCCTTGCTTCAAGCAAGGATAAACGTATATGTATAGCGCGATTTTTGTCGAATGCCCCGCAAGAGGCGTAACCAGGTTTGAGTGATGTCACGAATTGTTATGAAATTTGGCGGAACCTCCGTAGCCGATCTGGACAGGATACGGAATGTAGCCCGCCGCGTAAAAAAAGAAGTTGATGCCGGCAACCAGGTCGCGGTGGTGGTTTCCGCCATGGCCGGAACAACGGATCAGCTGGTCAAATGGGTAGAGGACGCCTCACCCCTGCATGATGCCCGGGAATATGATACGGTGGTTGCTGCCGGCGAACAGATTACCTCTGGTCTTCTGGCCCTGACCCTGCAGAATATGGGTGTTGCGGCCCGTTCCTGGCTTGGCTGGCAGGTGCCGTTCAAGACAGATGATGTGCATGGCGCCGCCCGTATCAAGGACATTGACACTACAACCATGCGGGCCCGTCTGGACGAAGATGTGGTCTGTGTGATGGCCGGTTTCCAGGGCATTGCCCCGGACAACAGGATTACGACCCTTGGCCGCGGTGGCTCCGACACTTCTGCTGTGGCCCTTGCTGCGGCACTGGATGCGGATCGCTGTGACATTTATACGGATGTGGAAGGTGTCTTTACCACCGATCCCCGTATTGTGCCCAAGGCGCGCAAACTTGATAAAATTACCTATGAGGAAATGCTTGAGATGGCCTCGCTCGGGGCCAAGGTCCTGCAAACCCGGTCCGTGGCCATGGCCATGAACCAC belongs to Emcibacter sp. and includes:
- the grxC gene encoding glutaredoxin 3, with product MAKITIYSTMFCPYCIRAKKLLKSKGQEFEEIDVGEHPDQRATMMERSGGGRTVPQIFIGDKHVGGCDDLFALERAGKLDPLLA
- a CDS encoding carbon-nitrogen hydrolase family protein — encoded protein: MTGEKFTIGLVQMTSSNVVAENMATVEAFIREAAEGGADLVMTPETTTILELSRKALFEKIHREEDDPSVKQFAALAKELGIWLLIGSMPILLGEKVANRCFVFGPDGEIRHRYDKIHMFDVDLPNGEQYRESRSYHAGDQAVLADLPWGRMGLTICYDLRFPHLYRKLAQGGAVMLSVPAAFTRQTGEAHWHTLLKARAIENGAFVFAPAQTGRHASGRETFGHSLVIDPWGNILADGGDKPGLSLVEIDLMLVGKARANIPSLQHDRQIAGPA
- a CDS encoding DUF1178 family protein, with amino-acid sequence MIVFDLKCAENHIFEAWFRNSEAYEDQASAGQIVCPHCGDSHISKSVMAPNISAKGNRQSADRFDEEMVSMDNIRVSASSGVPENPEISAEDVKRAAEHMHEVMAKYRKFVQENCEDVGDSFADEARKIHNGEAEERGIYGQTTLEETQELLEEGIDIFPVPGSDKLDS
- the mobA gene encoding molybdenum cofactor guanylyltransferase MobA, producing the protein MSRKNQILGCILAGGQSRRMGGRDKFLLPVGGITLLQRVTERALPQVTELVMNYNGDPEKLFFCGLPLIRDPLADTGPLGGILAGLQMAQDRGYDYLLSFACDVPFVPENYARQLYEAVCAEEADIAVAQSFERAHPVMGIWHVSLAEDLEKYLDGGGRKVMDWLVRQKHTKVVWDETPDPFMNINTPEDLARACKLLG
- the fdhD gene encoding formate dehydrogenase accessory sulfurtransferase FdhD codes for the protein MTDFPTYRSLSAKIWSPVEKIIATRRDIACEIPVSIEYNCASYAVMMVTPADLADFVFGFSLTEGIIDRADDIIGLDIHQVEQGIVAAIEIRESCFEKLEDFKRQMAGRTGCGLCGADRLEHVIRPLPPVPESQPYTAAVIHQSMKKLRDHQPLNRATGAVHAAAFCDRAGNILSVHEDVGRHNALDKIIGHLMRENIDPLSGYVLVTSRCSFEMVQKCASAGLPLIAAVSAPTELAIDLADQTGVSLVALVRDDNMSVYADTRERLIRK
- the ubiG gene encoding bifunctional 2-polyprenyl-6-hydroxyphenol methylase/3-demethylubiquinol 3-O-methyltransferase UbiG — translated: MAVNTGEHDQASRSKSVDPGEIANFSALAATWWDPEGPFRPLHKMNPVRLEFIKTALCTHFNRDVTATDALKDLRILDIGCGGGLLCEPLTRLGAQMVGADASEKNIKTALAHAEDSGLDIDYRNITAEELADAGESFDAILNMEVIEHVADIPSFLDACHALLKDGGCMTLSTINRSTKAWLMAIAGAEYILRWLPVGTHDWQKFLKPSELSRSLRDCGFKTNDIKGMVYSPFSGSWSLDDHDFSVNYVALAEKA
- a CDS encoding aspartate kinase codes for the protein MSRIVMKFGGTSVADLDRIRNVARRVKKEVDAGNQVAVVVSAMAGTTDQLVKWVEDASPLHDAREYDTVVAAGEQITSGLLALTLQNMGVAARSWLGWQVPFKTDDVHGAARIKDIDTTTMRARLDEDVVCVMAGFQGIAPDNRITTLGRGGSDTSAVALAAALDADRCDIYTDVEGVFTTDPRIVPKARKLDKITYEEMLEMASLGAKVLQTRSVAMAMNHGVRVQVLSSFTDAPGTLVVDEDEIVEKQVVSGIAYANNEARITLVGVDNTPGIAGDVFSPLAEGNINVDMIIQNESEDGQKTDITFTVPQGDVDKARKILENAPDIKYERLITDADVVKISVIGVGMRSHAGVAATMFQTLADKGINIQVISTSEIKISVLIDSEYTELAVRALHTAYGLDGE